The following proteins are encoded in a genomic region of Ictalurus furcatus strain D&B chromosome 6, Billie_1.0, whole genome shotgun sequence:
- the si:ch211-45c16.2 gene encoding mitogen-activated protein kinase kinase kinase 13, producing the protein MHMHGTMGSSPEVLSWTSCPSLLVGKLKEELKLTVVGDALKKANTNSSPSPQAPPPAPPPQIITDLAPPTSLPVPLQPGRDDDLGVSGSSPPCTALSEDSSREQGHFENSVLQLQEHEEEHNAEHDEHGSCGEEGNEDGGCNMEHADQHHHDDIKLQFHRANTGGGGFLEGLFGCLKPVWNIIGKTYSTDYKLQQQDVWEVPFEEIAELQWLGSGAQGAVFLGKFHSEEVAIKKVREQKETDIKHLRKLKHPNIIGFKGVCTQAPCYCIIMEYCAQGQLYEVLRAGRKITPRLLVDWASGIASGMNYLHLHKIIHRDLKSPNVLVTHNDAVKISDFGTSKELSDKSTKMSFAGTVAWMAPEVIRNEPVSEKVDIWSFGVVLWELLTGEVPYKDVDSSAIIWGVGSNSLHLPVPSTCPDGFKILMRQTWQGKPRNRPSFRQILLHLDIASADVLGAPQETYFKSQAEWREEVKKHFEKIKSEGTCIHRLDEELIRRRRDELRHALDIREHYERKLERANNLYMELSAIMLQLEVREKELMKREQAVEKKYPGTYKRHVVRPIVRPNAVEKLIRKKGSMNHKPGTQTPKRPDLLRSDGISSVESFPVSSPLSGSPRVSTPPGKARYRSKQRHRRTNSKGSHNEFPGVLKPIVNMDEEQQPLQPQQYHYNHHHHPHQLPPESPLLPLQRRDNAAATCANELRYFGPAAALRSPHSEHLQRSSPDLINTTLEADARKHAATGPAALCPCCQGHPLPGCLRCQDMLPDCSLVSTREGLGREGMEGQQQPEQDGSPQNGLSRTLRTLSKAGDDSSEEEEGEVDSEVEFPRRQRPHRCMSSFQSYSTFSSENLSVSDGEEGNTSEHSHSGPLEALSASQEEHLDELLSHTPEIPIDISMQSDGLSDKECAVRRVKTQISLGKLCADEHSYENPLHFSDCDSSEAECSDTTIRNKQPCAPSSW; encoded by the exons ATGCACATGCACGGCACCATGGGTAGCTCCCCAGAGGTGCTGTCCTGGACCTCTTGCCCCAGCCTGCTGGTGGGAAAGCTCAAAGAAGAGCTCAAGCTCACTGTGGTGGGAGACGCGCTGAAGAAAGCCAATACCAACAGTTCCCCTTCTCCCCAAGCCCCACCACCTGCCCCTCCTCCACAGATCATCACAGACCTGGCTCCGCCTACCAGCCTCCCCGTGCCCCTGCAGCCAGGCCGAGATGACGACCTGGGCGTGAGCGGCAGCAGTCCGCCCTGCACGGCGCTCAGCGAGGACTCGAGCCGAGAGCAAGGCCACTTTGAGAACAGCGTGCTGCAGCTGCAGGAGCATGAAGAGGAACACAACGCTGAGCATGACGAGCACGGTTCCTGCGGGGAAGAAGGCAACGAGGACGGAGGCTGTAACATGGAGCACGCTGACCAGCATCATCATGATGACATCAAACTTCAGTTTCACCGAGCTAACACGGGCGGAGGCGGCTTCCTGGAAGGCTTGTTCGGCTGCTTAAAGCCTGTGTGGAATATCATAGGGAAGACATACTCGACAGATTACAAGCTTCAGCAGCAAG ATGTATGGGAGGTTCCATTCGAGGAGATTGCCGAGCTGCAGTGGTTGGGAAGTGGAGCTCAGGGCGCCGTCTTCCTGGGAAAATTCCACTCGGAAGAAGTGGCCATCAAGAAGGTCCGAGAGCAGAAAGAGACCGACATCAAACACCTCCGCAAACTGAAGCACCCAAACATCATCGGTTTCAA GGGCGTGTGCACACAGGCTCCATGTTACTGCATTATCATGGAGTACTGTGCTCAGGGGCAGCTGTATGAGGTACTCAGGGCTGGGAGGAAGATAACTCCCCGTCTCCTGGTGGACTGGGCATCGGGCATTGCTAGCGGCATGAACTACCTACACCTCCATAAGATCATCCACAGAGACCTCAAATCACCAAA CGTGTTAGTCACTCATAACGATGCTGTGAAGATTTCCGACTTTGGGACATCCAAAGAGCTGAGTGATAAGAGCACTAAGATGTCATTTGCTGGTACGGTGGCCTGGATGGCTCCCGAGGTGATCCGCAACGAGCCTGTATCTGAGAAGGTAGACATCTG GTCATTTGGTGTGGTGTTATGGGAGCTCCTGACCGGAGAGGTTCCCTATAAAGATGTGGACTCCTCTGCTATTATCTGGGGCGTAGGGAGTAACAGTCTGCACCTTCCTGTGCCCTCGACCTGCCCCGACGGCTTCAAAATCCTCATGAGGCAGACATG GCAGGGTAAGCCCAGAAACAGGCCATCATTCAGACAGATCCTGCTGCACCTGGACATCGCCTCTGCAGATGTGCTGGGAGCCCCCCAGGAGACGTATTTTAAATCTCAg GCGGAGTggagagaggaagtgaagaaGCACTTCGAGAAGATTAAAAGTGAAGGAACGTGCATCCACCGCTTGGACGAGGAACTTATACGGCGCCGAAGAGATGAACTCAG GCATGCACTGGACATTCGAGAGCATTATGAGAGGAAGCTAGAGAGGGCTAACAACCTGTACATGGAGCTGAGTGCAATCATGCTGCAGCTAGAAGTGCGAGAGAAAGAGCTCATGAA AAGGGAGCAAGCCGTGGAGAAAAAATACCCCGGCACGTACAAACGCCACGTGGTGCGACCCATCGTCCGACCCAACGCCGTCGAGAAGCTCATCAGGAAGAAGGGCAGCATGAACCACAAACCTGGCACTCAGACTCCCAAGAG GCCTGATCTGCTGCGCTCTGATGGAATCTCCAGTGTGGAGTCTTTCCCAGTGTCCTCTCCTCTCTCAGGCAGCCCAAGGGTTTCCACTCCTCCCGGGAAAGCACGCTACCGCAGCAAACAACGCCACCGCCGCACCAACAGCAAGGGCAGCCACAACGAGTTTCCTGGGGTCTTGAAGCCCATCGTCAACATGGATGAGGAACAGCaaccactgcagcctcagcaaTACCATTataaccatcatcaccaccctCATCAGCTACCACCTGAGAGTCCTCTGCTCCCTTTGCAGAGGCGAGACAACGCAGCAGCCACATGCGCCAACGAGCTGCGCTACTTCGGGCCTGCCGCGGCATTACGCAGCCCTCACTCTGAGCACCTTCAGCGCTCCAGCCCTGACCTCATCAACACTACTCTGGAGGCCGACGCACGGAAGCACGCGGCTACAGGGCCGGCTGCGCTCTGCCCCTGCTGCCAGGGTCATCCACTGCCTGGGTGCTTGCGGTGCCAGGACATGTTGCCTGACTGCTCTCTGGTCAGTACACGTGAGGGTCTAGGCAGAGAGGGTATGGAGGGACAGCAACAGCCAGAGCAAGATGGTTCTCCACAGAACGGCCTCTCGCGCACCCTCAGAACCCTCAGCAAG GCTGGGGATGACTCatctgaggaagaggagggagaGGTTGACAGTGAAGTGGAGTTTCCACGGAGACAGAG GCCTCACCGCTGCATGAGCAGCTTTCAGTCGTACTCGACGTTCAGCTCGGAGAATCTGTCTGTGTCGGATGGGGAGGAGGGAAACACGAGCGAGCACTCGCACAGCGGACCTCTAGAGGCACTGAGCGCCAGTCAGGAGGAGCATCTGGACgagctgctttcacacacaccagagaTCCCCATCGACATCTCCATGCAGTCTGACGGCCTCTCTGATAAAGAGTGCGCTGTGCGCCGGGTCAAGACTCAGATATCCCTGGGCAAGCTGTGTGCCGACGAACATAGTTATGAG AATCCGCTGCACTTTTCGGACTGCGACTCCTCAGAAGCCGAGTGCTCCGACACCACCATCAGGAACAAGCAGCCGTGTGCTCCCTCTTCCTGGTGA